A part of Bacillota bacterium genomic DNA contains:
- a CDS encoding spore coat protein, with protein sequence MPFQDREMGSDCLDMLKHQAVELTKAAIECSDANLRNTFMQMRQSCEAAQWELYRLLEQKGWYLASGKADHAEIQRVRQFYQGVPAAAGLGYERDGGTFRA encoded by the coding sequence ATGCCCTTCCAGGACAGGGAGATGGGCTCGGACTGCCTGGACATGCTGAAACATCAGGCGGTGGAGCTGACGAAGGCCGCCATCGAGTGCTCGGATGCGAACCTGCGCAACACCTTCATGCAGATGCGCCAGTCCTGCGAGGCAGCCCAGTGGGAACTCTACCGGCTGCTGGAGCAGAAGGGTTGGTATCTGGCGTCGGGAAAGGCCGACCACGCAGAGATTCAGAGAGTGCGCCAGTTCTACCAGGGCGTGCCCGCCGCGGCGGGACTCGGGTACGAGCGGGACGGCGGCACGTTCCGGGCCTGA